Proteins encoded within one genomic window of Carboxydocella sporoproducens DSM 16521:
- a CDS encoding ATP-dependent DNA ligase, with the protein MPLFYPPMLGTLWREEWPINWYYEVKWDGIRALLYLEEGGWRLLSRRGQLLNHAFPALEDLRSAFSFLPVVLDGELVAFDQQGRLSFSAILKQMQGKQTLPWYYWVFDCLHLGEPLLHLPLRERKEKLARSFPHHPLAGPVQWYQGEQARLLWQKVKELELEGMMAKDPESPYLPGKRSQHWLKIKREQRLELSILGFTRENRPVSSLLVGEISPAGEKKVRCKVNCSLPAPRYQALVQLLRALTLEQEGNIFWVQPLLIAEVAYLELTAENQLRHPRLLGIRKQEEKK; encoded by the coding sequence GAAGTCAAATGGGATGGCATCCGGGCCCTGCTCTATCTGGAAGAAGGAGGCTGGCGACTTTTAAGCCGCCGTGGCCAGTTGCTCAACCACGCTTTCCCGGCCCTGGAAGACCTGCGTTCAGCTTTTTCCTTTCTGCCAGTGGTTTTAGATGGTGAACTGGTAGCCTTTGACCAGCAGGGCCGTCTCTCCTTTTCCGCCATCTTAAAGCAAATGCAGGGAAAACAAACCCTGCCCTGGTACTACTGGGTATTTGATTGCCTGCACCTGGGGGAGCCGTTGCTGCATCTTCCCCTGCGGGAGCGCAAGGAAAAACTGGCCCGTTCTTTCCCTCATCATCCTCTGGCTGGACCGGTGCAGTGGTATCAAGGAGAACAGGCCCGCCTGCTGTGGCAAAAAGTAAAGGAGCTGGAACTGGAAGGAATGATGGCAAAAGACCCTGAAAGTCCCTACCTGCCAGGAAAACGCAGTCAGCACTGGCTCAAAATCAAGCGGGAACAGCGGCTTGAACTCTCGATCCTCGGTTTTACCCGGGAAAACCGTCCGGTCAGCTCTCTGCTGGTAGGAGAAATCAGCCCTGCAGGAGAGAAAAAAGTCAGGTGTAAAGTTAATTGCTCCCTACCCGCTCCCCGTTATCAGGCGCTGGTACAGCTGCTAAGAGCGCTAACCCTGGAGCAGGAAGGCAATATTTTCTGGGTACAGCCCCTGTTAATTGCCGAAGTCGCCTATTTGGAGTTAACGGCAGAAAACCAGCTGCGCCATCCCCGTTTGCTGGGAATTAGAAAACAGGAGGAGAAAAAATGA
- the ligD gene encoding non-homologous end-joining DNA ligase: MNLQLTNLDKPFWPEGITKGDLLAYYQAMASALLPLLCQRPLVLKRYPDGIEGEYFYQKQAPPHTPPDFPRVHWHGIDYLYVKTVEHLLWIINTGAIEIHAWPSRVPRLDQPDILLFDLDPAPGVPFSQVCQAALLVKAALEKLGLVGFVKTSGSRGLHIFVPIQPGPASGQLRRALALLCQTLVQVWPTGLTTEFSKSKRQGKVYLDYLQNTTGKSTAWVYSVRPLPGAPLSWPVSWDEVEAGNLNPQQFTLHNYLQYIPQARQLWGDFFQQARSAAGLLALLS; encoded by the coding sequence ATGAACCTCCAGCTTACTAATCTGGATAAACCCTTTTGGCCGGAAGGCATTACCAAGGGAGATTTGCTGGCCTATTATCAGGCTATGGCATCTGCCCTGCTTCCCCTGCTGTGCCAGCGTCCCCTGGTCCTGAAACGTTACCCTGATGGCATTGAGGGTGAATATTTTTATCAAAAACAGGCTCCACCTCACACTCCGCCAGATTTTCCCCGGGTCCACTGGCATGGCATCGATTATCTTTATGTAAAAACTGTTGAACACCTGCTATGGATCATCAATACCGGGGCCATTGAGATCCATGCCTGGCCTTCCCGGGTACCCCGGCTGGACCAGCCCGATATCCTCCTCTTTGACCTGGATCCCGCCCCAGGAGTCCCCTTTTCCCAGGTCTGTCAGGCTGCCCTGCTGGTCAAGGCTGCGCTGGAAAAGCTGGGTCTGGTGGGATTTGTTAAAACTTCCGGTTCCCGGGGCTTGCACATTTTTGTGCCCATTCAACCGGGACCAGCGAGTGGTCAATTGCGGCGGGCCCTGGCCCTGCTCTGCCAGACCCTGGTTCAGGTCTGGCCGACCGGTCTTACTACCGAATTCAGTAAAAGCAAGCGCCAGGGCAAAGTCTATCTGGATTACCTGCAAAATACCACCGGCAAATCCACTGCCTGGGTCTACAGTGTGCGCCCATTGCCGGGCGCACCCCTCTCCTGGCCGGTCAGCTGGGATGAAGTCGAGGCAGGCAATTTAAACCCGCAGCAATTTACCTTGCATAATTACCTTCAGTACATTCCTCAGGCCCGGCAGCTCTGGGGGGATTTTTTTCAACAGGCCCGGTCGGCCGCAGGTTTACTGGCTTTACTATCTTGA